The following coding sequences are from one Geodermatophilus normandii window:
- a CDS encoding nitronate monooxygenase has protein sequence MVLDLRRPIVQAPMAGGPSTPALTAAVSDAGGLGFLAAGYRTPEAVREEVRATRALTAERFGVNVFLPGPRGDDEAVRRYADRLRAEAERRGVELGEPRWDDDAWEAKVAVLAEERVPVVSFTFGLPGSDAVAALHDAGACVLVTVTTPDEARAAAAAGADALVVQGVEAGGHRGGFRDEDGVGEYGLLVLLRLVARAVDLPLVAAGGIGDGPSVAAVLVAGAEAAQLGTAFLGCPEAGTGALHREALAAGGETALTRAFSGRRARGLVNRFLGEHGATAPAAYPQVHHLTTPLRAAARSAGDAGGINLWAGQGHGLAEPLPAGDLVRRLADDAREALARALR, from the coding sequence ATGGTGCTGGACCTCCGCAGGCCGATCGTGCAGGCGCCCATGGCGGGCGGCCCCTCGACGCCGGCGCTCACCGCCGCGGTCTCCGACGCCGGCGGCCTGGGCTTCCTCGCCGCCGGCTACCGGACCCCGGAGGCCGTGCGCGAGGAGGTCCGGGCGACCCGCGCGCTGACCGCGGAGCGCTTCGGCGTCAACGTCTTCCTGCCGGGCCCGCGCGGGGACGACGAGGCGGTGCGCCGGTACGCCGACCGGCTGCGCGCCGAGGCCGAGCGCCGAGGCGTCGAGCTCGGGGAGCCGCGCTGGGACGACGACGCCTGGGAGGCGAAGGTCGCCGTCCTCGCCGAGGAGCGGGTCCCGGTGGTGTCGTTCACCTTCGGCCTGCCCGGGAGCGACGCCGTCGCGGCGCTGCACGACGCGGGCGCCTGCGTGCTGGTCACCGTCACCACCCCCGACGAGGCCCGCGCCGCGGCCGCCGCCGGTGCGGACGCGCTGGTGGTCCAGGGCGTCGAGGCCGGCGGCCACCGCGGCGGCTTCCGGGACGAGGACGGCGTGGGCGAGTACGGGCTGCTCGTGCTCCTGCGCCTGGTCGCCCGGGCCGTGGACCTGCCGCTGGTCGCGGCGGGCGGGATCGGGGACGGCCCGTCGGTGGCCGCGGTGCTGGTGGCCGGGGCGGAGGCGGCCCAGCTCGGGACGGCGTTCCTCGGCTGCCCCGAGGCCGGCACGGGGGCGCTGCACCGCGAGGCGCTGGCCGCGGGCGGGGAGACGGCGCTGACCCGGGCGTTCAGCGGCCGCCGGGCCCGTGGCCTGGTCAACCGCTTCCTCGGCGAGCACGGCGCGACCGCCCCGGCCGCCTATCCACAGGTCCACCACCTGACCACGCCGCTGCGCGCCGCCGCCCGGTCGGCCGGGGACGCCGGCGGGATCAACCTGTGGGCCGGGCAGGGGCACGGGCTGGCCGAGCCGCTGCCCGCCGGCGACCTGGTCCGCCGCCTGGCCGACGACGCCCGCGAGGCGCTGGCCCGCGCGCTGCGCTGA
- a CDS encoding AAA family ATPase produces the protein MTETTAAPSPRTDGLPGGPEELAAALRSTGYLPDEGLATAAYLALVMRRPLFLEGEAGVGKTALARALAAVTGRPLYRLQCYEGLEASQALYDWDFGRQLLHLRAAEAAHATADTASLEASLYDRRFLLARPLLQALEDSPSVLLVDEVDRADDEFEAFLLEVLSDFTISIPELGTVRADVPPLVVLTSNRTREVHDALKRRCLYHWLEHPDFDREVAILRTRLPEVTEQLAREVARATAKLRTLDLLKPPGVAEAMDWATALHALGARDLDPDLAARTLGAVLKYREDTDRVHSLARGALFGGG, from the coding sequence GAGGAGCTGGCCGCCGCGCTCCGGTCGACCGGCTACCTGCCCGACGAGGGCCTGGCCACCGCCGCCTACCTGGCCCTGGTCATGCGCCGCCCGCTGTTCCTGGAGGGCGAGGCCGGCGTCGGCAAGACCGCCCTCGCCCGGGCGCTGGCCGCGGTCACCGGCCGCCCGCTGTACCGCCTGCAGTGCTACGAGGGCCTGGAGGCCAGCCAGGCGCTCTACGACTGGGACTTCGGCCGTCAGCTGCTGCACCTGCGGGCCGCGGAGGCCGCGCACGCCACCGCCGACACCGCGTCACTGGAGGCCTCGCTCTACGACCGGCGGTTCCTGCTCGCCCGTCCGCTGCTGCAGGCGCTGGAGGACTCGCCGAGCGTGCTGCTGGTCGACGAGGTCGACCGCGCCGACGACGAGTTCGAGGCGTTCCTGCTCGAGGTCCTCTCCGACTTCACCATCTCCATCCCGGAGCTGGGCACCGTGCGCGCCGACGTCCCGCCGCTGGTCGTGCTGACCTCCAACCGCACCCGCGAGGTGCACGACGCGCTCAAGCGCCGCTGCCTGTACCACTGGCTGGAGCACCCCGACTTCGACCGCGAGGTGGCCATCCTGCGCACCCGGCTGCCGGAGGTCACCGAGCAGCTGGCCCGCGAGGTGGCCCGGGCGACGGCGAAGCTGCGGACGCTGGACCTGCTCAAGCCGCCCGGCGTGGCCGAGGCCATGGACTGGGCCACCGCGCTGCACGCCCTCGGCGCCCGCGACCTCGACCCCGACCTCGCCGCGCGCACGCTCGGCGCGGTGCTCAAGTACCGCGAGGACACCGACCGGGTGCACTCGCTCGCGCGGGGAGCGCTCTTCGGTGGCGGCTGA
- a CDS encoding vWA domain-containing protein, which produces MLRQRDVADLTPAEREHLRRLFALVRPASPMRPARRRRPSAHGSVHPARTVRRALRDGGEVTRLLHRRARPRPRRVVLLVDVSGSMSPYADALLRFAHAAVRARPASTEVFTIGTRLTRVTREMRLRDPDRALAASGTAIPDWSGGTRLGEVLKAFLDRWGQRGTARGAVVVVCSDGWERGSPDLLREQMARLRRLAHAVVWVNPHKGRAGYEPLTGGMQAALPSVDAFVSGHSLAAFEELSGVISRV; this is translated from the coding sequence GTGCTGCGGCAGCGCGACGTCGCCGACCTGACCCCCGCCGAGCGCGAGCACCTGCGGCGGCTGTTCGCGCTGGTGCGCCCGGCGTCACCGATGCGCCCGGCCCGCCGTCGCCGGCCGTCCGCCCACGGCTCGGTGCACCCGGCCCGCACGGTGCGGCGGGCCCTGCGCGACGGCGGCGAGGTGACCCGGCTCCTGCACCGGCGGGCCCGGCCGCGCCCCCGGCGGGTGGTGCTGCTGGTCGACGTCTCCGGCTCGATGAGCCCCTACGCCGACGCGCTGCTGCGCTTCGCGCACGCGGCGGTGCGCGCCCGGCCGGCCTCGACCGAGGTGTTCACCATCGGCACCCGGCTGACCCGCGTGACCCGGGAGATGCGGCTGCGCGACCCCGACCGGGCGCTGGCCGCCAGCGGGACCGCGATCCCCGACTGGTCGGGCGGCACGCGGCTGGGCGAGGTGCTCAAGGCGTTCCTCGACCGGTGGGGACAGCGCGGCACCGCCCGGGGCGCCGTCGTCGTGGTGTGCAGCGACGGGTGGGAGCGGGGGAGCCCCGACCTGCTGCGCGAGCAGATGGCGCGGCTGCGCCGCCTCGCGCACGCCGTCGTCTGGGTCAACCCGCACAAGGGCCGGGCCGGCTACGAGCCGCTGACCGGTGGGATGCAGGCGGCGCTGCCGTCGGTCGACGCGTTCGTGTCCGGCCACAGCCTGGCCGCGTTCGAGGAGCTCTCAGGGGTGATCTCGCGTGTGTGA
- a CDS encoding MOSC domain-containing protein, which translates to MGLLVSPVHRYDGRPGGVVPAQDGDRVERVEVRAGHGIVGDRYAGRAAHRDAAVTVLAAESVEALAAELGSGPLDPLLTRRNVVLRGAEVEALRGEEFALDCGEGVVVLRGGRPANPCAWLDTVLAPGAHRGMRGRGGVRCAPLSDGVLRLGPAVLTSAVPLDPARAGEAHRVLPRPRPGPAAP; encoded by the coding sequence GTGGGGCTGCTGGTCTCGCCGGTGCACCGGTACGACGGGCGGCCCGGCGGCGTGGTGCCGGCCCAGGACGGCGACCGCGTGGAGCGGGTCGAGGTGCGCGCGGGGCACGGCATCGTCGGCGACCGCTACGCCGGCCGGGCCGCCCACCGCGACGCCGCCGTCACGGTGCTGGCCGCCGAGTCGGTGGAGGCGCTCGCCGCCGAGCTCGGCAGCGGCCCGCTGGACCCGCTGCTGACCCGCCGCAACGTCGTCCTGCGCGGTGCCGAGGTCGAGGCGCTGCGCGGCGAGGAGTTCGCGCTCGACTGCGGGGAGGGCGTCGTGGTCCTGCGGGGCGGCCGCCCGGCCAACCCGTGCGCCTGGCTGGACACCGTGCTCGCCCCCGGCGCGCACCGGGGCATGCGCGGGCGCGGGGGAGTGCGCTGCGCGCCGCTGTCCGACGGCGTCCTGCGCCTGGGTCCCGCCGTCCTCACCAGCGCCGTCCCGCTCGACCCGGCGCGGGCGGGGGAGGCCCACCGGGTGCTGCCCCGCCCCCGGCCGGGTCCCGCGGCCCCGTAA
- a CDS encoding XdhC family protein gives MREVLDDLVGWWQAGETVGMGTVVATWRSAPRPAGAAMLVGPDGTAVGSVSGGCVEGAVYEEAKDVVESGVPTLERYGVSDDDAFAVGLTCGGILDVFVEPVSRESFPELGEIAESVGRHEPVAVVTCVRGPDDRLGRRLVLWPDRASGTLGLQRLDDAVAADARGMLAAGRTATLTYGHDGERRGDELTLFVSSFAPPARMVVFGAIDFAAAVARVGAFLGYRVTVCDARPVFATARRFPDAHEVVVEWPHRYLQAEVEAGRVDERTVLCVLTHDPKFDVPLLEVALRLPVAYVGAMGSRRTHDERLDRLREAGLSEAELGRLSSPIGLDLGARTPEETAVSIAAEIIAGRWGGSGERLTGTEGPIHRTADR, from the coding sequence GTGCGTGAGGTGCTCGACGACCTGGTCGGCTGGTGGCAGGCCGGCGAGACGGTCGGGATGGGGACCGTCGTGGCCACCTGGCGCTCCGCGCCGCGCCCGGCGGGGGCGGCGATGCTCGTCGGCCCCGACGGGACGGCGGTCGGCAGCGTGTCCGGCGGCTGCGTCGAGGGTGCGGTGTACGAGGAGGCCAAGGACGTCGTCGAGTCCGGCGTCCCCACGCTGGAGCGCTACGGCGTCAGCGACGACGACGCGTTCGCCGTCGGGCTGACCTGCGGCGGCATCCTCGACGTCTTCGTCGAGCCGGTCTCGCGCGAGTCGTTCCCCGAGCTCGGGGAGATCGCCGAGTCGGTGGGCCGGCACGAGCCGGTCGCCGTCGTCACGTGCGTGCGGGGTCCCGACGACCGCCTGGGCCGCCGGCTGGTGCTGTGGCCCGACCGGGCGTCGGGCACCCTCGGCCTGCAGCGCCTCGACGACGCCGTCGCCGCCGACGCCCGCGGGATGCTCGCCGCCGGCCGCACCGCCACGCTGACCTACGGCCACGACGGCGAGCGGCGCGGCGACGAGCTCACGCTGTTCGTCTCCTCCTTCGCCCCGCCGGCGCGGATGGTCGTGTTCGGCGCCATCGACTTCGCCGCCGCCGTCGCCCGGGTCGGGGCGTTCCTCGGCTACCGGGTGACCGTGTGCGACGCCCGCCCGGTGTTCGCCACCGCCCGCCGCTTCCCCGACGCCCACGAGGTCGTCGTCGAGTGGCCGCACCGCTACCTGCAGGCGGAGGTGGAGGCCGGGCGCGTCGACGAGCGCACGGTGCTCTGCGTGCTCACCCACGACCCGAAGTTCGACGTCCCGCTGCTGGAGGTCGCGCTGCGCCTGCCGGTGGCCTACGTCGGCGCCATGGGGTCGCGGCGCACCCACGACGAGCGTCTCGACCGGCTGCGCGAGGCGGGGTTGTCGGAGGCGGAGCTGGGCCGGCTGTCCTCGCCGATCGGCCTGGACCTCGGCGCCCGCACGCCCGAGGAGACCGCCGTGTCGATCGCCGCCGAGATCATCGCCGGGCGCTGGGGCGGCTCGGGGGAGCGGCTGACCGGTACCGAGGGCCCCATCCACCGCACCGCCGACCGGTGA
- a CDS encoding AAA family ATPase — protein sequence MTPTVPHPVIGLRREREVLTVALRTNRHVVLEGPPGTGKSTLLRSIAAEAGQEVVFVEGNAELTPARLIGQYDPAAVLADGYVPGSFTDGPLLTAMRGHGLLYLEELNRIPEETLNVLITVLTEGEITVPRLGHVRAAAGFRLIAAMNPFDAIGTARVGQAIADRMCRVVLGYQDADAERAIVAAVTGAPPELVGLAVRLVRATRGHRDVRMGSSVRGATDLVLLLGGLLDVRGQSGPGAEGARETARDAAYAALSGRIRVADGVERTPEAVIDDILDDVWPPDGQLPDGEQQAPGDP from the coding sequence GTGACGCCCACCGTGCCGCACCCGGTCATCGGGCTGCGCCGCGAGCGCGAGGTGCTCACCGTGGCGCTGCGCACCAACCGGCACGTCGTCCTGGAGGGGCCGCCGGGCACGGGCAAGTCCACGCTGCTGCGCTCGATCGCCGCGGAGGCCGGCCAGGAGGTCGTCTTCGTCGAGGGCAACGCCGAGCTCACGCCGGCGCGGCTGATCGGCCAGTACGACCCGGCCGCCGTCCTCGCCGACGGCTACGTGCCCGGCAGCTTCACCGACGGGCCGCTCCTCACGGCCATGCGCGGGCACGGGCTGCTCTACCTCGAGGAGCTCAACCGCATCCCCGAGGAGACGCTCAACGTCCTCATCACCGTGCTCACCGAGGGCGAGATCACCGTGCCGCGCCTCGGGCACGTGCGGGCCGCCGCCGGGTTCCGGCTCATCGCGGCGATGAACCCCTTCGACGCGATCGGCACCGCGCGCGTGGGCCAGGCCATCGCCGACCGGATGTGCCGCGTCGTCCTCGGCTACCAGGACGCCGACGCCGAGCGGGCCATCGTCGCCGCCGTCACGGGTGCGCCGCCGGAGCTCGTCGGCCTCGCCGTCCGGCTGGTGCGGGCCACCCGCGGGCACCGCGACGTCCGGATGGGCTCGTCGGTGCGCGGCGCCACCGACCTCGTGCTGCTGCTCGGGGGCCTGCTCGACGTCCGCGGGCAGTCCGGACCCGGCGCCGAGGGAGCCCGCGAGACCGCCCGCGACGCCGCTTACGCCGCGCTGTCGGGCCGGATCCGCGTCGCCGACGGCGTCGAGCGCACGCCCGAGGCGGTCATCGACGACATCCTCGACGACGTGTGGCCGCCCGACGGCCAGCTCCCGGACGGCGAGCAGCAGGCGCCCGGCGACCCTTGA
- a CDS encoding AMP-binding protein — protein sequence MPGTATTAYRAARDQLLALREDPVRAAAEFRWPAIDGPFNWAVDWFDEIARGVERPGLVIAQEDGSEGSWTFDGLARRSDQVAAWLRERGVGRGDRVVLMLGNRVELWESMLAVMKLGAVIMPTTTALPPADLADRIGRTGARHVVADVAETAKFTDVPGDYGRICVGGEALGWAPYADTAGAPDRPLGSPGTEPGDPLLLYFTSGTTSRPKLVEHTQVSYPVGHLSTMYWQGLQPGDRHLNISSPGWAKHAWSCFFAPWAAEATVHLLDYRRFDPAVLLGRIRDAGITTFCAPPTVWRMLIQADLSGGPGQLREVLAAGEPLNPEVIEQVRRAWGLTLRDGYGQTETTASVGNPPGAEVRPGSMGRPLPGVPVVLVDPVTGERGDEGEICLDLSQRPLGLMTGYQGDPDRAAEAMAGGYYHTGDVATRDADGYVTYVGRTDDVFKASDYKISPFELESVLIEHPAVVEAAVVPVPDPVRLAVPKAYVTLAPGWEPGPETALAVLRHARERLAPFLRVRRVEFAELPKTISGKIRRVELRQREERAAPRGTGTDYADTDFPELRG from the coding sequence ATGCCCGGCACCGCCACGACCGCCTACCGCGCCGCCCGCGACCAGTTGCTCGCGCTGCGCGAGGACCCCGTCCGGGCCGCCGCGGAGTTCCGCTGGCCGGCGATCGACGGGCCGTTCAACTGGGCGGTCGACTGGTTCGACGAGATCGCCCGGGGCGTGGAGCGGCCCGGGCTGGTCATCGCGCAGGAGGACGGCAGCGAGGGCAGCTGGACCTTCGACGGGCTGGCCCGCCGCTCGGACCAGGTGGCCGCGTGGCTGCGCGAGCGGGGTGTGGGGCGCGGGGACCGCGTCGTCCTCATGCTCGGCAACCGGGTCGAGCTGTGGGAGTCGATGCTCGCCGTCATGAAGCTCGGCGCGGTGATCATGCCGACGACGACCGCCCTGCCGCCCGCCGACCTCGCCGACCGCATCGGCCGCACCGGCGCCCGGCACGTGGTGGCCGACGTCGCCGAGACCGCGAAGTTCACCGACGTCCCCGGCGACTACGGGCGCATCTGCGTGGGCGGCGAGGCCCTCGGCTGGGCGCCCTACGCCGACACGGCCGGCGCCCCCGACCGGCCGCTGGGCTCCCCGGGGACGGAGCCGGGCGACCCGCTGCTCCTGTACTTCACCAGTGGCACGACCAGCCGGCCGAAACTGGTCGAGCACACCCAGGTCAGCTACCCGGTCGGGCACCTGTCGACGATGTACTGGCAGGGCCTGCAGCCCGGCGACCGGCACCTCAACATCAGCTCCCCCGGCTGGGCCAAGCACGCCTGGAGCTGCTTCTTCGCGCCGTGGGCGGCCGAGGCCACCGTCCACCTGCTCGACTACCGCCGCTTCGACCCCGCGGTGCTGCTCGGGCGCATCCGCGACGCCGGCATCACCACGTTCTGCGCCCCGCCGACGGTGTGGCGGATGCTCATCCAGGCCGACCTGTCCGGCGGGCCCGGGCAGCTGCGCGAGGTGCTGGCCGCCGGCGAGCCGCTCAACCCCGAGGTGATCGAGCAGGTCCGGCGGGCGTGGGGGCTGACCCTGCGCGACGGCTACGGCCAGACGGAGACGACGGCGTCGGTGGGCAACCCGCCCGGCGCCGAGGTGCGGCCGGGCTCGATGGGCCGGCCGCTGCCCGGCGTCCCGGTGGTGCTCGTCGACCCGGTCACCGGCGAGCGGGGCGACGAGGGGGAGATCTGCCTGGACCTCTCCCAGCGGCCCCTGGGCCTGATGACCGGCTACCAGGGGGACCCCGACCGGGCGGCCGAGGCGATGGCCGGCGGGTACTACCACACCGGCGACGTCGCGACCCGGGACGCGGACGGCTACGTCACCTACGTCGGGCGCACCGACGACGTCTTCAAGGCCAGCGACTACAAGATCAGCCCGTTCGAGCTGGAGAGCGTGCTCATCGAGCACCCAGCGGTGGTGGAGGCCGCCGTCGTCCCGGTGCCCGACCCGGTGCGGCTGGCGGTGCCGAAGGCCTACGTCACGCTGGCGCCGGGCTGGGAGCCGGGGCCGGAGACGGCGCTGGCGGTGCTGCGGCACGCGCGCGAGCGGCTGGCGCCCTTCCTGCGGGTGCGGCGGGTCGAGTTCGCGGAGCTGCCCAAGACGATCTCGGGCAAGATCCGCCGTGTCGAGCTGCGGCAGCGCGAGGAGCGGGCGGCCCCGCGGGGCACCGGCACCGACTACGCGGACACCGACTTCCCGGAGCTGCGCGGCTGA
- a CDS encoding vWA domain-containing protein, whose protein sequence is MAARHDSFEEVSPEVGELDEEAFAALVAEDADAAAALLTDLAAATDRELRTAARRLAARVFVQVGRVGRARTRGTRRLVPDRRGDGDLDLDRTLDRWDVGTPLAEGDLVTRRWTGHRRSVCLAVDTSGSMTGLGVAIAAVAAAGVVLTGDDRLRTSLLTFGREVDVVQRPGQRRAAEDVVTHLIGLRGHGTTDLSAALRAARLQLAPEVADERVVVLLSDCLHTTGDPPETALAGIDRLDVLCPLPTPEAEEAARALAARGGGTAQMVRTVRDLGPALTRLLG, encoded by the coding sequence ATGGCCGCCCGTCACGACTCGTTCGAGGAGGTCAGCCCCGAGGTCGGCGAGCTCGACGAGGAGGCCTTCGCCGCGCTGGTGGCCGAGGACGCCGACGCCGCGGCCGCGCTGCTCACCGACCTCGCCGCGGCGACCGACCGCGAGCTGCGGACGGCGGCCCGGCGGCTCGCCGCGCGGGTGTTCGTGCAGGTCGGCCGGGTGGGACGCGCCCGGACGCGCGGGACGCGGCGGCTGGTCCCCGACCGCCGCGGCGACGGCGACCTGGACCTCGACCGCACGCTGGACCGCTGGGACGTCGGGACGCCGCTGGCCGAGGGTGACCTGGTGACGCGCCGCTGGACCGGGCACCGGCGCTCGGTCTGCCTCGCCGTCGACACGTCGGGGTCGATGACCGGGCTGGGCGTGGCGATCGCCGCGGTGGCCGCGGCCGGTGTCGTCCTCACCGGCGACGACAGGCTGCGCACCAGCCTGCTCACCTTCGGCCGGGAGGTCGACGTCGTGCAGCGGCCGGGCCAGCGGCGCGCCGCCGAGGACGTCGTGACGCACCTGATCGGGCTGCGCGGGCACGGGACGACCGACCTGTCCGCCGCGCTGCGCGCCGCCCGGCTGCAGCTGGCGCCCGAGGTCGCCGACGAGCGCGTGGTCGTGCTGCTCTCGGACTGCCTGCACACCACCGGCGACCCGCCCGAGACCGCGCTCGCCGGCATCGACCGGCTCGACGTCCTCTGCCCCCTGCCCACGCCCGAGGCGGAGGAGGCGGCCCGCGCGCTGGCCGCCCGGGGCGGGGGGACGGCGCAGATGGTGCGCACGGTGCGCGACCTGGGGCCCGCCCTGACCCGCCTGCTCGGCTGA